A single region of the Ancylobacter novellus DSM 506 genome encodes:
- a CDS encoding thioesterase family protein has translation MLDGIDFEPVFFAPFVSSVMTVEPSWVDHNGQLHGAYYSLLFDRAVEEAVFLVGLGPHRIESRPASFFTTEAHQRFLRELRAGQEVRVTLRLINYDDKRMHLFQELHHAREGWTAATCEQIAQHVESGARRVVPFPDEVLERLALMKAAHGALPIPDGLGRPINMPIRLI, from the coding sequence ATGCTAGACGGGATCGACTTCGAACCCGTGTTCTTCGCGCCCTTCGTTTCGTCCGTGATGACGGTCGAGCCGAGCTGGGTGGATCACAACGGGCAACTGCACGGAGCCTATTACAGCCTCCTGTTCGACCGCGCGGTCGAGGAGGCGGTATTCCTCGTGGGTCTCGGTCCGCACCGGATCGAGAGCCGCCCCGCCTCGTTCTTCACGACCGAGGCGCATCAGCGTTTCCTGCGCGAGCTGCGCGCAGGCCAGGAGGTGCGGGTGACGCTGCGCCTCATCAACTATGACGACAAGCGCATGCATCTGTTCCAGGAGCTGCACCACGCCCGCGAGGGCTGGACGGCGGCGACCTGCGAGCAGATTGCCCAGCATGTCGAATCCGGCGCGCGGCGCGTGGTGCCGTTCCCGGACGAGGTGCTGGAGCGGCTCGCGCTGATGAAGGCGGCGCACGGCGCCCTGCCGATCCCGGACGGGCTCGGCCGGCCGATCAACATGCCGATCCGGCTGATCTGA
- a CDS encoding DUF29 domain-containing protein codes for MSTHVTRTRTGDTAPATDYDTDFHAWAMEQAKRIREGAFEALDRENVAEEIESLGREQFSKLRSAYRVLLMHMLKWDHQPEKRTRSWLLTIVQQRQKVEDVITDSPSLKSRREEATASAYRGARKEAAAETGIPLRTFPETNPYPLDEIMERAFDL; via the coding sequence ATGAGCACGCATGTGACCCGTACCCGCACCGGCGACACGGCGCCGGCGACGGATTATGATACCGACTTCCATGCCTGGGCCATGGAGCAGGCGAAGCGCATCCGCGAGGGGGCCTTCGAGGCGTTGGACCGCGAGAACGTCGCCGAGGAGATCGAGAGCTTGGGGCGCGAGCAGTTCAGCAAGCTGAGAAGCGCGTACCGCGTGCTGCTGATGCACATGCTCAAATGGGACCATCAGCCGGAGAAGCGCACGCGGAGCTGGCTCCTTACGATCGTCCAGCAGCGTCAGAAGGTCGAGGACGTCATCACCGATAGCCCGTCGCTGAAAAGCCGTCGCGAGGAAGCGACTGCCTCCGCCTATCGCGGGGCGCGCAAGGAGGCCGCTGCCGAGACTGGCATCCCGCTGCGGACCTTCCCCGAGACCAATCCCTATCCGCTCGACGAGATCATGGAGCGCGCCTTCGATCTGTGA
- a CDS encoding 50S ribosomal protein L11 methyltransferase → MLEGLPPNGATHVMRVEAPEREARAISDIISESFDPADVATAAFEREDLAEGAPWAVEAYFAEAPDEDSLRDLIALVAPEHAAAVTFLTLDKKDWVAASLEGLAPVNIGRFVVHGSHDRGKLAPSRIGIEIEAALAFGTGHHGTTKGCLEAIAAYGNRRRPARTLDVGTGTGVLAMAAARLFHAPVVASDIDRVAVATARANARANRAAQHIHFLHAPGLGAGIFHRQGPYDLILANILLPPLKAIAKPLRRLLAPGGRVVLSGLLPSHANAALAAYRAQGLHLVRRRTIEGWTTLELSADSGRPRQ, encoded by the coding sequence ATGCTCGAAGGACTGCCGCCCAATGGCGCCACCCATGTGATGCGGGTGGAGGCGCCCGAGCGCGAGGCGCGGGCCATCTCCGACATCATCTCCGAGAGCTTCGACCCCGCGGACGTGGCGACTGCCGCTTTCGAGAGGGAAGACCTCGCCGAGGGGGCTCCCTGGGCGGTGGAGGCCTATTTCGCCGAGGCGCCGGACGAGGACAGCCTGCGCGACTTGATCGCCCTCGTCGCGCCGGAGCATGCCGCGGCGGTCACGTTCCTCACCCTCGACAAGAAGGACTGGGTCGCGGCCTCGCTGGAGGGGCTGGCGCCGGTGAATATCGGCCGCTTCGTCGTCCACGGCTCGCATGACCGCGGCAAGCTGGCGCCGAGCCGCATCGGCATCGAGATCGAGGCGGCGCTCGCCTTCGGTACCGGCCATCACGGCACCACCAAGGGCTGCCTGGAGGCCATCGCCGCCTATGGCAACAGGCGCCGCCCGGCGCGCACGCTCGACGTCGGCACCGGCACCGGCGTGCTCGCCATGGCGGCGGCGCGGCTGTTCCACGCGCCGGTGGTGGCTAGCGACATCGACCGGGTGGCGGTGGCGACCGCGCGTGCCAATGCGAGGGCCAACCGGGCCGCACAGCACATCCATTTCCTGCATGCGCCGGGTCTCGGCGCCGGCATCTTCCACCGGCAGGGGCCTTACGACCTGATCCTCGCCAACATCCTGCTGCCGCCGCTCAAGGCGATCGCCAAGCCGCTGCGCCGGCTGCTGGCGCCGGGCGGCAGGGTCGTGCTGTCGGGATTGCTGCCCTCGCACGCCAATGCGGCGCTCGCCGCCTATCGCGCGCAGGGGCTGCACCTCGTGCGGCGGCGGACCATCGAAGGCTGGACGACGCTCGAACTCTCGGCCGACTCCGGCCGACCGAGGCAGTGA
- the miaA gene encoding tRNA (adenosine(37)-N6)-dimethylallyltransferase MiaA produces the protein MTGSASRPRAVLIAGPTASGKSALALSLAERAGGVVINADSMQVYADLRVLTARPTVEEEARAPHRLYGHVDGAADYSVAHWLEDARRVLAEAGGEGRLPILIGGTGLYFKALTQGLSPMPAIPPEVRERVRALDLDAPALHARLASVDPETAARLRPSDTQRLMRALEVFEATGRPLARWQAERTEPPVLPAEEAVRIFLATDRTALRTRIATRFHVMMEEGAMEEARALLARNLPADRTVLKAHGMPWFARHLAGGITLDEAIEGAILDTRHYAKRQDTWFRHQLKGWSAMTVEEAAGLLATMA, from the coding sequence GTGACCGGCAGTGCTTCCCGCCCGCGCGCGGTGCTTATCGCAGGGCCGACCGCGAGCGGCAAGTCGGCGCTGGCGCTCAGCCTCGCCGAGCGCGCCGGCGGCGTGGTGATCAATGCCGATTCCATGCAGGTCTATGCCGATCTGCGCGTGCTCACCGCCCGCCCCACGGTGGAGGAGGAGGCGCGCGCGCCGCACCGCCTCTACGGCCATGTCGACGGCGCGGCGGACTATTCCGTCGCTCACTGGCTGGAGGATGCGCGGCGCGTGCTGGCCGAGGCGGGGGGCGAGGGAAGGCTGCCTATCCTCATTGGCGGCACCGGGCTCTATTTCAAGGCGCTGACGCAGGGCCTCTCGCCCATGCCGGCGATCCCGCCGGAGGTGCGCGAGAGGGTGCGCGCGCTCGACCTCGACGCGCCGGCGCTGCATGCGCGGCTCGCTTCGGTCGACCCGGAAACGGCGGCAAGGCTCAGGCCCTCCGACACGCAGCGGCTGATGCGGGCGCTGGAGGTGTTCGAGGCGACGGGCCGCCCGCTCGCGCGCTGGCAGGCCGAGCGCACCGAACCTCCGGTGCTGCCAGCGGAGGAGGCGGTGCGGATCTTCCTCGCCACCGACCGCACCGCGCTGCGCACGCGCATCGCCACGCGCTTCCATGTGATGATGGAGGAGGGGGCGATGGAAGAGGCGCGGGCTTTATTGGCGCGCAATCTTCCCGCCGACCGCACCGTGCTGAAGGCGCACGGCATGCCGTGGTTCGCCCGCCACCTCGCCGGCGGGATCACGCTCGACGAGGCGATCGAGGGCGCCATCCTCGACACCCGCCACTATGCCAAGCGGCAGGACACCTGGTTCCGTCACCAGCTCAAGGGGTGGAGCGCGATGACGGTGGAGGAAGCCGCCGGCCTCCTCGCGACGATGGCGTGA
- the serB gene encoding phosphoserine phosphatase SerB, translating to MPDRPSHVAVLISNPAMPAVDAALLAAAKAALPAASEPRWLNEGMAAEIAFEGEADIAALRGIIGDRPVDIAVLPAAGRRKKLFLADMDSTMIGQECIDELADYAGMKAHVSEITERAMRGEIAFEPALRERVALLKGLPLAVVDEVIAERIRLTPGGRELVGTMKANGAHALLVSGGFTLFTARVAAMIGFDAHRANVLIAEGSSFAGLVEEPILGREAKLAALIEMRTELGLARNETLAVGDGANDLAMLGEAGLGVAYHAKPAVAAAAQVRIDHGDLTALLYLQGYSAGDFVTV from the coding sequence ATGCCCGATCGCCCCTCCCACGTCGCCGTCCTGATCTCCAATCCCGCCATGCCGGCCGTCGATGCGGCCCTGCTTGCCGCTGCGAAAGCGGCACTGCCGGCGGCGAGCGAGCCACGCTGGCTGAACGAGGGCATGGCGGCGGAAATCGCCTTTGAAGGCGAGGCCGACATCGCCGCCTTGCGGGGGATCATCGGCGACCGACCCGTCGATATCGCTGTGCTTCCCGCCGCGGGCCGGCGCAAGAAGCTGTTCCTCGCCGACATGGATTCCACCATGATCGGCCAGGAATGCATCGACGAGCTGGCCGACTATGCCGGCATGAAGGCGCATGTCTCCGAGATAACCGAGCGCGCCATGCGCGGCGAGATCGCCTTCGAGCCGGCGCTGCGCGAGCGCGTCGCCCTGCTCAAGGGCCTGCCGCTCGCCGTCGTCGACGAGGTGATCGCCGAGCGCATCCGTCTGACGCCGGGCGGCCGCGAGCTTGTCGGCACGATGAAGGCGAATGGCGCGCACGCACTGCTGGTGTCGGGCGGCTTCACTTTGTTCACCGCGCGCGTCGCGGCAATGATCGGCTTCGACGCCCACCGCGCCAATGTGCTGATCGCCGAAGGGAGTAGCTTCGCCGGCCTGGTCGAGGAGCCGATCCTCGGCCGCGAGGCCAAGCTCGCCGCGCTGATCGAAATGCGCACGGAACTAGGCCTCGCGCGCAATGAGACGCTGGCGGTCGGCGACGGCGCCAACGACCTCGCCATGCTCGGCGAGGCCGGGCTCGGTGTCGCCTATCACGCCAAGCCCGCGGTGGCGGCGGCCGCGCAGGTGCGCATCGACCATGGCGACCTCACCGCCCTGCTCTATCTCCAGGGCTACTCCGCCGGCGACTTCGTCACGGTCTGA
- a CDS encoding FAD-binding oxidoreductase, with protein sequence MAELVEERPATAAMSEAVREVIASLSSHFGDRLSTGRAIREQHANTITWLANEAPDAVVFVESTQEVQIVVRACAKHGVPVIAYGTGSSLEGQINAPQGGISIDLSRMNRVLSVHPEDLDCVVEPGVTRKQLNEHLRDAGLFFPIDPGADASLGGMASTRASGTNAVRYGTMKDNVVALTAVLANGEVITTARRAKKSSAGYDLTRLFVGAEGTLGIITNLTLKLAGIPEAISAGVCAFPTIRDACDAVILTIQSGLPVARIELLDEVQVRACNAYSKLDLAEQPTLFVEFHGTEASVHEQAERFGEIAKEYGGGDFAWATRPEDRTKLWQARHDAYWACLPLKPGAKALATDVCVPLSRLADCVDETKHDIEEMGMLAPIVGHVGDGNFHTVTLVDMDDPHDVAKAKDFISRMVERALAMGGTATGEHGVGQGKRKYMEAEHGTATLDAMRAVKLALDPQGIMNPGKILP encoded by the coding sequence ATGGCCGAGCTGGTGGAGGAGCGTCCCGCGACGGCGGCGATGAGCGAAGCTGTCCGGGAAGTAATCGCCAGTCTTTCCAGCCATTTCGGCGACAGGCTGTCGACCGGCCGGGCCATTCGCGAGCAACACGCCAACACTATCACCTGGCTCGCCAACGAGGCGCCCGACGCCGTGGTCTTCGTCGAGAGCACGCAAGAGGTTCAAATTGTCGTGCGCGCCTGCGCGAAGCACGGCGTGCCGGTGATCGCCTACGGCACCGGCTCCTCGCTGGAAGGGCAGATCAACGCGCCGCAGGGCGGCATCTCCATCGACCTCTCGCGCATGAACCGGGTGCTCTCGGTGCACCCGGAAGATCTCGACTGCGTGGTCGAGCCGGGCGTCACCCGCAAGCAGCTCAACGAGCACCTGCGCGACGCCGGCCTGTTCTTCCCCATCGATCCGGGCGCGGACGCCTCGCTCGGCGGCATGGCGTCGACCCGCGCCTCCGGCACCAATGCGGTGCGCTACGGCACGATGAAGGACAACGTGGTCGCGCTGACCGCCGTGCTGGCCAATGGCGAAGTCATCACCACCGCGCGCCGGGCCAAGAAGTCCTCGGCCGGCTATGACCTCACGCGGCTGTTCGTCGGCGCCGAGGGCACGCTCGGCATCATCACCAACCTGACGCTGAAGCTCGCCGGCATCCCCGAGGCGATCTCGGCCGGCGTGTGCGCCTTCCCGACGATCCGCGACGCTTGCGACGCGGTGATCCTCACCATCCAGTCCGGCCTGCCGGTCGCCCGCATCGAGCTGCTGGACGAGGTGCAGGTGCGCGCCTGCAACGCTTATTCGAAGCTCGACCTCGCCGAGCAGCCCACGCTCTTCGTCGAGTTCCACGGCACCGAGGCGAGCGTGCACGAGCAGGCCGAGCGCTTCGGCGAGATCGCCAAGGAATATGGCGGCGGCGACTTCGCCTGGGCGACGCGCCCCGAGGACCGCACCAAGCTCTGGCAGGCGCGGCACGATGCCTATTGGGCCTGCCTGCCGCTGAAGCCCGGCGCCAAGGCGCTGGCGACCGACGTCTGCGTGCCGCTGTCGCGCCTCGCCGACTGCGTCGACGAGACCAAGCACGACATCGAGGAGATGGGCATGCTGGCGCCCATCGTCGGCCATGTCGGCGACGGCAATTTCCACACCGTCACGCTGGTCGACATGGACGACCCGCACGACGTCGCCAAGGCCAAGGACTTCATCTCCCGCATGGTCGAGCGCGCGCTCGCCATGGGCGGCACGGCGACCGGCGAGCACGGCGTCGGCCAGGGCAAGCGCAAATATATGGAGGCCGAGCACGGCACGGCGACGCTCGACGCGATGCGGGCGGTCAAGCTGGCGCTCGATCCGCAGGGCATCATGAATCCGGGCAAGATCCTGCCCTGA
- a CDS encoding AsmA family protein — MQNLLLTIASAIILAVAAAFAAPFVVDWTQWRPQFEAQAARVIGAPVVIRGPIDAQILPTPRIVLRDVSIGVDGGGTGLAAAEVNGRLSLNALMRGQVVADRLDIQRPRMRLVVDATGKLALPTGAVRPAGFTIAELGITDGSLELVDRANDRTFKVDDIDVTGDIAGALGPARLEGEVETDGVRRKLRVSLAAFAPDGTGKLRLGLQNVGSPLSIDADGVLSLAGGKPSFNGRAALAKAATPALRDADGTTPPADPLKGWSLAGTADVTAQAIAVSDLSLTLEAAERPVELTGTARLTSATKAQPSRLEMKLAARQIDLNAATGGAAPLAALNALAATLAPLSEIAATGTLDLSTDTVLLSGAAMREVKAGLDWTPAGWRARTIQAKLPGGARASFSGSLPSVSGKADPKAALFGGTAVLEAEDLPAFASWAAPEARTMVAGLPGGPARLAADLSVSAGRFALDKLDLTAGDARFTGTAAYSLPQDGARGRIDAVLATENVDLDMMLPAARRLVGLGMSQLDLGLSLSGKRVRYAGSSAKSVDVILKGGAEGLGIERLAIADFAGLDLTGSGRLTGLDGTSDADGRFEAKLSGSRADGLPALAQAMGLTQAEPILAAMGPTLAPVDLKLTLNSKAGRTTLEAGGQLGSLTGSGRASLTAGQVDDGRVQLDAKDGSAVLTRLGVPGLKPGLGVAKLDLTLADRLDATLAFAGARLTAKGTLGRDPEGRLQPDFALNLDGADLALLLPELAAGGARKVPANFKGTLRRDGESWRVSGLNGSIGGQALDGSLAYTSGRPVEAELSTASWSVPKALGLVAGTSTAASGETWPKGRFSAAALAGVAADLRLNVGKFELPGGLSLGEAKLRAQLGGGRLNVEDLSGSLAGGRLAGRFNLGRQGEAAQFDGHLTLTGADSGQLLAAAGIARPGVRGRVTLGLDLTGRGNSPFALASQLQGQGSLAVEGLEIAYSDPTALQYVMLATDRGLPPDQQKLVQLLNTGLSRGPLKLARAESAVSVVDGVARTSAARLAVSEQRFGLSGFLDIPALSFEATLEMEDAAREGQPAQPAAAVQWRGTLAAPERRFDITALTAAINMRALDRETKRLEAEYGRTPLTNGGQATDLPRAQYPQPAPQSSPQPAPQRAPQASPPRPPAAAAQPRTVPQSYYGQYAAPGAAAPGSAAPPLPPAVVIPSDPLLSPIMQPPLAP, encoded by the coding sequence GTGCAGAACCTGCTGTTGACGATTGCGAGCGCCATCATACTGGCCGTTGCGGCGGCCTTCGCGGCGCCGTTCGTCGTCGACTGGACGCAGTGGCGTCCGCAGTTCGAGGCGCAGGCCGCGCGCGTCATCGGCGCGCCGGTGGTGATCCGCGGGCCCATCGACGCGCAGATCCTGCCCACGCCGCGCATCGTGCTGCGCGACGTCTCCATCGGCGTCGACGGCGGCGGCACCGGGCTGGCGGCGGCCGAGGTCAACGGGCGCCTGTCGCTCAACGCGCTGATGCGCGGGCAGGTCGTCGCCGACCGGCTGGACATCCAGCGCCCGCGCATGCGGCTCGTGGTCGACGCCACCGGCAAGCTCGCTCTGCCCACCGGCGCGGTGCGGCCGGCCGGCTTCACCATCGCCGAGCTCGGCATCACCGACGGCTCTCTCGAGCTGGTCGACCGCGCCAACGACCGCACTTTCAAGGTCGACGACATCGACGTTACCGGTGACATCGCCGGCGCGCTCGGCCCGGCGCGGCTGGAGGGCGAGGTCGAGACCGATGGCGTGCGGCGCAAGCTGCGCGTCTCACTCGCCGCCTTCGCGCCGGACGGCACGGGCAAGCTGCGCCTTGGCCTGCAGAATGTCGGCTCGCCGCTCAGCATCGACGCCGACGGCGTGCTCAGCCTCGCCGGCGGCAAGCCGAGCTTCAATGGCCGCGCGGCGCTTGCCAAGGCGGCGACGCCGGCGCTGCGCGACGCAGACGGCACGACCCCGCCGGCCGATCCGCTGAAAGGCTGGAGCCTCGCCGGCACGGCCGACGTCACCGCGCAGGCCATCGCCGTCAGCGACCTCAGCCTGACGCTGGAGGCGGCGGAACGGCCGGTGGAACTCACCGGCACGGCGCGGCTGACAAGCGCGACCAAGGCGCAGCCCTCGCGGCTGGAGATGAAGCTCGCCGCCCGGCAGATCGACCTCAACGCCGCCACTGGCGGCGCTGCCCCGCTCGCCGCGTTGAACGCGCTGGCGGCCACGCTCGCGCCGCTGTCGGAGATCGCCGCCACCGGCACGCTGGACCTGTCGACCGACACCGTGCTGCTGTCCGGCGCGGCGATGCGCGAGGTGAAGGCCGGGCTCGACTGGACGCCGGCCGGCTGGCGCGCACGCACCATCCAGGCCAAGCTGCCGGGCGGGGCGCGGGCCTCCTTCTCCGGCAGCCTGCCGAGCGTCTCCGGCAAGGCCGACCCGAAGGCGGCGCTGTTCGGCGGCACCGCCGTGCTGGAGGCCGAGGACCTGCCGGCCTTCGCCAGCTGGGCGGCGCCGGAGGCGCGGACAATGGTGGCCGGGTTGCCGGGCGGGCCGGCGCGGCTCGCCGCCGATCTCAGTGTCAGCGCCGGGCGCTTCGCGCTCGACAAGCTCGATCTCACCGCCGGGGACGCGCGCTTCACCGGCACCGCCGCCTACAGCCTGCCACAGGATGGCGCGCGGGGACGCATCGACGCGGTGCTGGCGACGGAGAATGTCGATCTCGACATGATGCTGCCGGCGGCGCGGCGCCTCGTCGGGCTCGGCATGTCGCAGCTCGACCTCGGCCTCAGCCTCTCCGGCAAGCGGGTACGCTATGCCGGGTCGAGCGCGAAGAGCGTCGACGTCATCCTCAAAGGCGGCGCGGAAGGGCTCGGCATAGAGCGGCTCGCCATCGCCGATTTCGCCGGGCTGGACCTCACCGGCTCCGGCCGTCTTACCGGCCTCGACGGCACCAGCGATGCGGATGGCCGCTTCGAGGCCAAGCTCTCGGGCAGCCGCGCCGACGGGCTGCCGGCGCTGGCGCAGGCCATGGGCCTCACCCAGGCCGAGCCGATCCTCGCCGCCATGGGGCCGACCCTGGCGCCGGTCGACCTCAAGCTGACGCTGAATTCGAAAGCCGGGCGCACCACGCTGGAGGCGGGCGGCCAGCTCGGCAGCCTGACCGGCAGCGGCCGTGCGAGCCTGACCGCCGGACAAGTGGATGACGGCCGCGTGCAGCTCGACGCCAAGGACGGCAGCGCCGTGCTCACCCGCCTCGGCGTGCCCGGGCTGAAGCCCGGTCTCGGTGTGGCGAAGCTGGACCTCACCCTGGCGGACCGGCTCGACGCCACGCTCGCCTTTGCCGGCGCGCGGCTGACTGCCAAGGGCACGCTCGGTCGCGACCCGGAGGGGCGGCTGCAGCCGGACTTCGCGCTCAACCTCGACGGCGCCGACCTCGCCCTGCTGCTGCCCGAGCTGGCGGCGGGCGGCGCGCGCAAGGTGCCGGCCAATTTCAAGGGCACGCTGCGCCGCGACGGCGAGAGCTGGCGGGTGAGCGGCCTCAACGGTTCGATCGGCGGGCAGGCGCTCGACGGCAGCCTCGCCTATACGTCCGGGCGGCCGGTGGAGGCGGAGCTTTCCACCGCGAGCTGGAGCGTGCCGAAGGCGCTCGGCCTCGTCGCCGGCACTTCAACTGCCGCCAGCGGCGAGACCTGGCCGAAGGGCCGCTTCAGTGCGGCGGCGCTCGCCGGCGTCGCGGCCGACCTCCGGCTGAATGTCGGCAAATTCGAGCTGCCCGGCGGGCTCTCGCTCGGCGAGGCGAAGCTGCGCGCGCAGCTCGGCGGCGGGCGGCTGAATGTCGAGGACCTTTCCGGCTCGCTGGCCGGCGGGCGCCTTGCCGGACGTTTCAATCTCGGCCGGCAGGGCGAGGCGGCGCAGTTCGACGGCCATCTGACGCTGACCGGCGCCGACAGCGGACAATTGCTCGCCGCCGCCGGCATCGCCCGGCCGGGCGTGCGCGGCCGGGTGACGCTGGGGCTCGACCTCACCGGGCGCGGCAACTCGCCTTTCGCGCTGGCAAGCCAGCTTCAGGGACAGGGCAGCCTCGCGGTCGAGGGGCTGGAGATCGCTTATAGCGACCCGACCGCCCTGCAATATGTGATGCTGGCGACCGACCGCGGCCTGCCGCCGGACCAGCAGAAGCTGGTTCAGCTGCTCAATACCGGCCTGTCGCGCGGGCCGCTGAAGCTGGCGCGTGCCGAGAGCGCGGTGAGTGTCGTCGACGGCGTCGCCCGCACCAGTGCCGCGCGGCTGGCCGTGAGCGAGCAGCGCTTCGGGCTGAGTGGCTTCCTCGACATACCCGCGCTGAGCTTCGAGGCGACGCTGGAGATGGAGGACGCCGCCCGCGAGGGCCAGCCTGCCCAGCCCGCCGCGGCGGTGCAGTGGCGCGGCACGCTCGCCGCGCCGGAACGGCGCTTCGACATCACGGCGCTGACCGCCGCGATCAACATGCGCGCGCTGGACCGCGAGACCAAGCGGCTGGAAGCCGAATATGGCCGCACGCCGCTGACCAATGGCGGGCAGGCGACGGACCTGCCGCGCGCCCAGTACCCGCAACCCGCGCCGCAATCCTCGCCACAACCGGCGCCGCAACGCGCGCCGCAGGCGTCACCGCCGCGCCCTCCGGCGGCGGCCGCCCAGCCGCGGACCGTGCCGCAATCCTATTACGGGCAGTATGCCGCGCCGGGCGCCGCGGCTCCCGGCAGCGCCGCGCCGCCGCTGCCGCCGGCGGTGGTGATTCCGTCCGACCCGCTGCTCAGCCCGATCATGCAGCCGCCGCTGGCGCCGTGA